In Nostoc edaphicum CCNP1411, the sequence TGCAAGATATAAAAAGCATCTTTTCTGTTAGCATTACATTTCTTTATATCCTTATCATACTGGAGTCACGGAACTTAACATCATAACTAAATGTAAAATCTGATTGAGAAAAGCTATGACAGGACAGGAATTACGCCAGATGTTGCTTGATAAGTGGGGATATTCTTACGATGTCCAGTTCCGGCGGGCACAGGGGAAGATATTTTTGCAAGTAATGTGGAAATATCTAGAGCAAGCTTCTTTTCCCTTGAGCGAGGTGGAGTACCAAGAACATCTCGATAGCATTGCCAATTATCTTCATGCCTTGGGTGGGTCAACACAGGTACAAACTTTTATTGCCCAAACACGCGATCGCCCCCGGCTCGGTAAGGCTGTTAGCATTCCTCTAGATTTGGGTGAACGCACTTCGGAATGGATATTATGACCTGCTATTGCATTAATGTTAATAAATTTCTTAATATTTACAGTATTTTAATTACAAAAATACCATAGTATGCTAGAGAATTCTTTTGCCCACTGCTACATCTCTATCTGGCTGAATTAATACAACTTCTCCATCGTCTAGCACTACTCCCAAGACTAAAACTTCCGAAATAAAATCGGCAATTTGACGGGGTGGAAAGTTAGTAACAGCTAATATTAATCTGTTGATTAATTCTTCTTGCTCATAAAGTTTAGTAATTTGGGCACTAGATTTTTTAATGCCCAAATTACCAAAATCTATCCACAATTTATAAGCTGGTTTTTTCGCTTTAGGAAACTCTTCAACTTTGATGACTTTGCCAACATGAATCTCAATTTTTTCAAAGTCACTATAGCTACTAAACATTTGGTCAAAAACTCAGCAAGAACATCTTTTTAGCTATTTCCTGTAACCTGTAACCTGTAACCTATTCCATCTGTTATTTACCTGTGAGCTTCACCAGTCCAACACCACCGAAATAAAGCCCTAAAACTGCTCCAGCTAAAAGACTTTGAGTCAGGGGGTCAGTAGAAGGTGTCAGAACGGCTCCTAAAACAACTGCTCCCATAATTACGTAACGCCAACCAGAAATCATGCGTTCAGACGAGACAATGTTCAAATTACCGAGCAAAAGTTGGATGATGGGAATTTGAAATGCTAAACCAGTGCTGAATAACAGTAGCAGAACAAATTCAAAATATTTATCAATTGACCAAAGTTGTTCGACTACATCTGCTCCGTAGCTGATGAAAAAGTTCAAAGCTGCGGGGATAAGAAGTAAATAGGCAAAAATTAACCCCGCTCCAAATAGCACACTCGAACCCAAAACCACAGGCCCCAGTAAACGGCGTTCGCGGCGAGTTAGTCCTGGAACTACAAACTGGATAATCTGGTAAAGAATGAAAGGACTAGAAAGTATCAAGCCAGTGTAGGCTGCAACTTTGAGGGAGACAAAGAAATATTCTCCAGGTGCAAGTTGGAGAAACTTTACTCCTTGTGCTGGAACCTCAAGTAGCTGGACAATTGGCTTAACGGCAAAGAAACAGCCGATAATGCCCACTGCTACAGCAATCAGCGAATAGAAAATCCGCAGTCGCAACTCTTCTAGGTGGTCGAAAAGGGACATTTCGATTTCACCTGGCAACTCATCAAGAGGATCATTGTCTGAGTTGCCATATCCTTCTGAATCGAGATTGGGAACGTTTACAGTATCTACGTCTTGTGAAGGCGTCATGAGTCAGCTAGTAGGCAACATTTATAATTGAGTGATTGCTGAGTAAGGATTCAGGAGGCAGGAGATAGGAGGCAGGAGGCAGGAGGAACCCACGTTTTAAAACGTGGCATTGAATCTT encodes:
- a CDS encoding DUF3067 family protein, whose amino-acid sequence is MTGQELRQMLLDKWGYSYDVQFRRAQGKIFLQVMWKYLEQASFPLSEVEYQEHLDSIANYLHALGGSTQVQTFIAQTRDRPRLGKAVSIPLDLGERTSEWIL
- a CDS encoding tRNA-binding protein, encoding MFSSYSDFEKIEIHVGKVIKVEEFPKAKKPAYKLWIDFGNLGIKKSSAQITKLYEQEELINRLILAVTNFPPRQIADFISEVLVLGVVLDDGEVVLIQPDRDVAVGKRIL
- the tatC gene encoding twin-arginine translocase subunit TatC, with product MTPSQDVDTVNVPNLDSEGYGNSDNDPLDELPGEIEMSLFDHLEELRLRIFYSLIAVAVGIIGCFFAVKPIVQLLEVPAQGVKFLQLAPGEYFFVSLKVAAYTGLILSSPFILYQIIQFVVPGLTRRERRLLGPVVLGSSVLFGAGLIFAYLLLIPAALNFFISYGADVVEQLWSIDKYFEFVLLLLFSTGLAFQIPIIQLLLGNLNIVSSERMISGWRYVIMGAVVLGAVLTPSTDPLTQSLLAGAVLGLYFGGVGLVKLTGK